The Spirosoma foliorum genome has a window encoding:
- a CDS encoding OsmC family protein produces the protein MKIARNASAHWAGTGKEGKGNLTTASTVLNQTQYSFNTRFADGVGTNPEELVAAAHAGCFAMQLAFNIQGAGFAADSLDVKCTITLEEAGITSSKLTLTASVPGLDKAKFDELVDHAEHNCPISKLFNTTISVDATLV, from the coding sequence ATGAAAATTGCACGGAATGCATCAGCACATTGGGCCGGAACAGGTAAAGAGGGTAAAGGAAATCTGACAACAGCCAGCACGGTTCTGAATCAAACACAGTACTCATTCAATACCCGTTTCGCCGATGGCGTAGGTACCAATCCGGAAGAGCTAGTAGCGGCTGCGCATGCAGGTTGCTTTGCCATGCAGTTAGCCTTCAATATTCAGGGAGCGGGCTTCGCGGCTGATTCGCTCGATGTAAAATGCACCATTACGCTCGAAGAGGCTGGCATCACCAGTTCGAAACTGACACTTACGGCCAGCGTACCCGGTTTAGACAAAGCCAAATTTGACGAGTTGGTTGATCATGCCGAACACAATTGTCCAATCTCGAAACTGTTCAACACCACGATTAGCGTTGATGCGACCTTAGTTTAA
- a CDS encoding TlpA disulfide reductase family protein has product MSFSLQEENNSPTLIKLCVCFLLIVPGALQAQFISRVNGFFPKSWEGKQAMIVAKPVDGSNVIDTTTIVGRSATFTIKLAEPCPAYLWVEGNPDDIQFFIDSPQINIGVDPAAFNQPVITGSASSELWIEEFELLRNSGEPEADAQMDMYNALLNKDSLTAFRLEHRFDSLQTIERNRIAKLILNHPSLPVSWYLFVSNSFSYQQTESLFTNLNSFSMYPSYQKIAKRLTRKRLGNKAPDFSLPSENGTNITLSKLNSRYILLDFSQRFLISCQKRHIDLKRLYKKYHTFGLEIITISFEPDEKSAKEGLKEYKLPWIQVQNMMDLSKIMDEFAVEGMPDNVLLDANKIMIGRYMSVSELDEKLQQLLKK; this is encoded by the coding sequence ATGAGCTTTAGTTTACAAGAAGAAAATAACTCTCCTACGCTGATTAAACTATGTGTTTGCTTTCTTCTTATTGTACCAGGTGCTTTACAGGCGCAATTTATTAGCAGAGTTAATGGCTTTTTCCCTAAATCCTGGGAGGGTAAACAGGCAATGATCGTTGCGAAGCCAGTAGATGGGTCAAATGTTATTGATACCACTACTATCGTTGGTCGCAGTGCAACATTTACAATCAAACTAGCCGAACCCTGTCCGGCTTATCTTTGGGTTGAAGGGAATCCTGACGATATCCAGTTTTTTATCGACTCACCTCAAATCAACATTGGTGTTGATCCGGCAGCCTTCAACCAACCTGTAATTACGGGCTCTGCCAGTAGCGAACTGTGGATAGAAGAGTTTGAGCTTTTGAGAAATTCTGGAGAACCTGAAGCTGATGCTCAAATGGACATGTACAATGCCTTATTGAATAAAGATTCACTAACCGCTTTTAGGCTAGAACATAGGTTCGATTCATTACAAACGATTGAAAGAAACAGGATTGCCAAACTGATCTTGAATCATCCTTCGCTACCCGTCAGTTGGTATCTGTTCGTATCGAATAGCTTTTCGTATCAACAGACGGAAAGCCTGTTTACCAATCTTAATTCTTTTTCGATGTATCCTTCTTATCAGAAAATTGCCAAAAGACTGACTCGAAAGCGATTGGGAAACAAAGCGCCAGATTTTAGCTTACCAAGTGAAAACGGTACCAACATTACGTTATCCAAACTCAACAGTCGCTACATTCTGCTGGATTTCTCGCAGAGATTCCTGATTAGTTGCCAGAAGCGGCATATCGATCTAAAAAGGCTCTATAAGAAATATCATACATTTGGTTTAGAAATAATTACGATATCTTTTGAACCCGACGAAAAATCGGCCAAAGAGGGTTTAAAAGAATATAAGTTGCCCTGGATACAAGTACAGAATATGATGGATTTATCGAAGATTATGGACGAGTTTGCCGTTGAAGGGATGCCCGATAATGTGTTGCTCGATGCCAACAAAATAATGATCGGTCGATATATGTCTGTTTCAGAATTGGACGAGAAACTACAGCAGTTGCTAAAGAAGTGA